The nucleotide sequence TTGATAGACCAAGATATAGAACAAGGAAGGGTTATATAACAACTAATGTGTTAGGCGTATGCACACATGACCTCAAATTCGTATATGTGTTATCCAGTTAGGAGGGATCAGCTACTGATTTGAAAGTTCTTAGTGACGCTGTTATTAGAGCTAAAGGCCTCAAGGTCCCGATCGGTAAGATAGACAAGTACCTAGTATTCTTCCTTACCTTTGTTGgccaacaactaaaatttattatCAACTAATATAGGTACATACTATTTGGTTGATTCCGGATATACAAATGGTGAGGGTTTTCCGGCACCCTATAGAGGCACTAGATATCATTTGCAAGAGTGAGAAGACAATTCACGTGCACCTAAAAATCATGAagaatattttaatatgaaaaattcACATGCTAGGAATGTCATTGAGAGATGTTTTGGCCTCCTCAAAAAACGATGGGCTATCTTGCAAAGCCCCTCCTTTTATCTAATCCAGATTCATGGACGAATGATCACCGCATGTAgtttatttcataattttatcagAATGTATATGGCAGTTGATCTTGAGGAAAATGCAAGGCTTGCATTTGATGAATTGCCTATAGGGGAAGATTTACTAAAAGTATTAGCCTACATTGAAACTGTTGAGTCAAGCCAGACATGTACTCAATGAAGGGATGATCTTGCAAGAGAAATATATGATGAATGGAGAAGAAGGAGAGCTTGAAAATTGGTTAACATGGTAGTTGTTGTAATTGTCTTTTATTGAGATTTGGACTCAATGTAGATGTTGTaattggcttgaaaattcgtaaTATTAAGACTATTGAgatgtttgttattgttttttatttgctGGAATGAGTTGTTGTAATTGGACTCAATGTAGatgtttgttattgtttgttattGAATCTGTTACATCCTTTTTCAGCTTGCTTTTTGGTTTTGCTTCGGTTTAGGAGCATTGATTTAGTGGTTTTAAAGAAGCATCAACTTGATGtgctttttttttggtttggatgGTGTTGATTAGTCAAACTGTTTACTTGGGTTTGAtggaggaaagaaagagagataaaAGAGTCATGAAGAGGAGAGATAAAAAGGAGAGAGTGAAGAgatagaaagaaagagagacatGAAAGAATTTGCTTCTTTATTGTTCACTGACAATATATGTTTGCTCCACTAAACaatatgtttctttgttttacaTATGTAATATTATGGCTTCTTTGATAGATTATATGGCCACATCACGTAATTGGATTGATCATGAGTAGGATGTACTGCTTACCATCCTCAAGGAGATGGTTGTTGGTGGTGTTAGGAGTGATACTAGAAATTTAAAGGCTGGTACATTTGTAATGGTTGCCACCAAGATGAGGGAGATGATTCCGGGCATTAATATAAAGTCGTAGCATATAAAAAACAAGTTGAAGCGTCTGAAAGAAAAGTATTCCTCTACATATGACATGATGAATACCATTGGATTTGGTTGGGATGACAAGAAAAATGTGTTCTTGTGGATAGTGACGATGTACTACAACTATGGGTGAAGGTACGTTttgtttcttattctttttcaattagTTGCTTTAAAAGTCAATAACTTtgatatttttgggttcttaTTGTAGAAACATCCTAATGCATCTTGCAAACCAAATAAGCTATTTCTGTTGTATCCACACTTATCTACGGTGTTTGGGAGAGACCAAGCCACTGGTAGTATGGCTGAATCAGCAGTAGATGCAATCGAAAACATGAGGTTGGAAAATGAGGATTGCGATGAGACCTCCAAGATGCCTCCGACTTCACCTACCCCATCTCTTTTTGTTGGTACATCCAGTGCATCTTAACCTACTAGGAAGAGGAAAAGGAATAAGAATGATGCCGATGCAAATATTGTAGCTGTTATCTATGAAGGTTGGGATAAAGCACTTATTGAAATGAAGAATTTAGGTGAAAGTTTTACTTTCGGATAAGCGAAAGCTAGGTTACCTTCTGAGCTTCGGGCCATGGGTCTCCCATATGATTAGGTgctaaaaatttcaatgaaGTTAGTGATTGATGCTGATCTGATGCATATTTGGTGTACCTTGGATGACTCACACAAGACAAATTTCATTAAGATGTTTATGGATGGCCTCTGAGCATTAGGGGATTTAGTATGATATGAACTATATCAACTTCTAGGGTTTAGTAAGacattatctttcttttttttcttaagtCAGGACGAATGTTTAATTTGAGATTTCATGCTTAAGTTCTGGATATTTCATGTTTATTGCTTTAGCAAGATATTATTattaaacttatatatttttcatcctTGCATGACAACCATTGCCATAAACATCCCATTGTCTCACAGCTCAACTTATACTATACATATTGTTTGACACAATTTGCATTTCAATGTGATGACGAAGAGATGAAAACAGATTGTGTCAAAGATTCCAACATAGCCATTGCATCAACGGTTGTTCTACCACACTAACCTCTTCATATGTAATTCATCACTTATACATAACCATATACATATTGTGGGAAAAATTAGAATAAACTTCTAATCAACAAAGATTAGTTAGCTTGATTAAGGTTGGCATGAATGCTTATGCATTTCTACTTGTGGCTACACTGCCATGTGCCAAGCCAATGACATGCTCTCAccctattatttttttaaatcacttCAAATTAATTGACGTATTATCCcactaaattaattatatgagcAACATAAAGTACAAATACATGTCTCTTGTTTTCTGTTATACACAATACGAATATATGAACACAAAGTCCAAGTatagtgtacaaaatatatccTAGGTAAGTagcagcaagaagaagaaaaaaattgttccGTCCCATCCCATCCCAAGCTTACCAAACAACAGACGAAACATGGGTAAGTTagtcattttaatattttggtttCGTTCTCCGTCCTGCGCACCAAACGCATAACAGAACAACTCTCCCGTTCTGTCGTGCGCATACCAAACATAACATGGAACCactgttccgttccgtcccatcTGCGTACCAAACGCTACCTAAAGGATGAGAGAGACTCCTGAAAAAAACTTTACTGAGATTTAGTGCTGATGCAAAAGAGCTTACTAAGAATCTGAGTAGTATAGGACAACACTATATTTTAGGGAGTAGAATTATCTCTTCTCTTTTTTCCCTTCCCTTCTCTcatttcctatttgaacggtcacagttaagtcatatcaatatcttatattaattttttataaaaatagaaatacaAGATAGAGAATATAAGAGGGGGAATGGAAAAGGATGAAAAGAGGAAGGGATAGAATTCTACTCTATATTTTAGAGGGAGGAAAAGTTAATTTGAGCCGCCAAAGAGGATGGCCCTGATACACCATAACTgggattttttttaaagaaaggaATCTAGAATAAAGGAGATTTCCCCTCAAGCCTATTCTTACATGATTCCACTTCTATTTGTAGGCTAGGGAGGAAGTCTCCAGATATTCTAAAGATCCATCTTTAGCTACTTTATATACATCTATTGATAAGATTCTGAAATTAATCTCTCCTTTCTCACTCTATATTGCACTCAATGCTATCTATATAAGATTCTTTTACCTTACATTATATCATAGTACTATTAAGCGATTCCTCTAGTCCGCTTGTTCTGTCTGTGTTGTCGTTTTGTCATGATCAATATTGAAAAGAGAAATACTGTCACACAAAACATAGGCCGTTATTAATCTTCTTTTATGGTTTTACAAGGGTGAGGATTTTAAACCCTAAACTTCTTGCGGTATGTTTCTGGGTGGGAGGAATACGTTTGATGATCCCAACCGGGTAGCATTAACATAATCTTGGGTGCTATGAGCTGGAACGCCTGGAAGTACCAAGCCAATGACCCTAAAAATTCTTAGAAAAGATCCTTCTTTATAGTCTGGTCCCTTTGTGCGTGAAATAGTGAAGCTTCTAATCAGCTCGCAGAAGGCATTTATCATCATTGGTATTGCCCCCAGTGGTGAAAAGTAATTCTTGTTCGGTTCTTCTGCAACAACCTGCCCATATAAAAGCACCAAAAAAGAGAATGGTCCTTCAAAAGTGTGCTACTATATAGAACTTTATTACAAACTCAAGTATTTATTACATATTCAATTAGAAAcatgtagaattttttttaatagaaaattcaAGTGCTTTCTTAGAAAAATACTTAAATGTGCTAATGAAATCTTCAAAATAATgcttttagaatccaaaaacgtTCTTTAAGAGTTTTTAGCAAATGTAATCATAAGAGATTTTTATTGTTAGaaaacactttcaatcattCCAAAAATCACTTTTattagttttgaaaaaaaaatttaaaagtgacAACGTTTTTTTTGTTATCTGAAAGGAATAATTTTGAGGGATTTACCTTCACTTCATACTGTCGATTATAGTAGAGGCATGTCCCAAAATGCTTGAACATTAAGTCCTTGTCATCATAAGGCAACCTAGGCACCATATCATTACCATAAACAAATCTAAAATATGGAATACCATGCTCTTTCAATTTTTCTCTCATGAactctccaaatttctcatCTCCTACCCTTGGCTGCCCAAATGTATACACCCCTTGCAACCTCTCCAATAACCATGCCTCATTGTGCAGAGCCAGAACTGCAGGAAACAGAATTGCTAGAGCCCCACCCAAACTATGCCCTGTCACAATGTATCTCGCTTGATCATTTTGGCTCAAAATTTCTTTTAGCATCTCTCTAATGGCATAGTAAGCTACGGCTGGCTGCCCATCTTCTTTTTTGATTTCTTTAGGCCAACCAACATTCTTTTGCAAGCCTAAAGCTTTCATAAAGCCACCATGAATTTTTCCAACCCCGGCTGAAAGCTCGTACCATGAGATGTCAAAGTCGGAGCACCATGCATCGGCATCGAAAGGTTCAGTTCCCCTAAAGGCCACAACAATGGTGTCACGGTCGTCAGTTTTATCACGAAGCAAGAAGGCTTGTGTTGTGGCTTTTTGTTGATAATCTgcattgaaaagaaaatgaaaaatcattattaATCGTAGTTCAAAATGCTATTATTTTCATAAGAATTGCACAGAGACTTGTCgccaatttgaaaagaatgcAGCAAGTACTTACAAAGTGATAGGTTACTAGCTTCTTACCATTCCAGAAGTCATAAAATCCCAAGAACTCCATCTGCTCAAGAGCAATTGCATTTTGGTGTTATAAAAGTAGAACTCAATACTTAATACTGTACAAAGTATATATGTTCAATATTTAACACCACAAATGTATATACGCATAAAAATGTTCTTTTACCAGACTGTCTATTGTTAGATTATTTAACTCTGGCAACGAACTTTGGCAAGAGAACATTACCCTAACTgctaagtgtgtgtgtgtgtgtatactaATCAAACTGCTAAAGGAAATATTATATATCAACTAAAGGAAATATTATATATACCTTCCAGTGATCATTCACAGTAGTTTCAATGTAGGTCTTGTTTTCATAAGAAGCTTTAGAAGCCATCATAGAGAGTGCTGCATGGTAATTGGCATCATCATGTTTGATGCTACTGTCTAACTTCACCCGCTTGTCCATATTCCCTATAAATGACAGAAATATTGCCGATGATTTATCTGGCTTTACCAGCTTCCCTGAACAACATGAACCCATCTCCATTTTAGTCTACATGAAAAAGAATCACAAACTTATAACTATCTTGGCCCGGTCTGTTTCCTTGGTTGGTAAACTCAGTGGCATGAACCCTAATTGATCCCTTGGATTAGCTAAGCAATGAGGATGAGTAGGAAAACTGGTGAAGAGTTTGATCTTCTCCATTATGACCAAAAAAAGCCTAATACTTGCATCAATCCCTATGGGCCAGATAGTCTTAAAAGCAGGCCGATATTGTTGTGGTTTGAACACCACTTGATAAATACATTTTTAGGTGTATCTGAAATACCGTGATATAGTATTATTTCACTAAATTATAAGATgtgtacttattttttattatgtacCTTTAAATTTGGATGATCAATTTTGTTAtgtattcatattataaatgcaGGTGAAATAATTATACGACCTGAAACATACAAAATATCTGGGGACAATTGTCCAAGGAAAATATCTGCTTTGCATACATTAGTGGAGCTGTGGACTTTATAATCTGTGTGGGGCCCGGGCAAGGGAATTTCATAATTGTTCACCCACAACAGCGATAATTGAGGGCGACTGATTGATTCAATTGATTTGATGTGTTGGATCTGAATTATTTGTACTATTTCACAGTATCATTAAACTATGGTAATGTTGCCTTGATAAATTACATAACAAacgaaatttaattaatttttcaagaCATGACAATAgctaattaaattatatattcagaacacaatgaattaaatttttaacacatGTCAATAGCTTCAATGTTAAGA is from Pyrus communis chromosome 10, drPyrComm1.1, whole genome shotgun sequence and encodes:
- the LOC137748527 gene encoding triacylglycerol lipase OBL1-like isoform X2 is translated as MACDKGFSSSYFLLKPEEVGFFDLVHILFSSNVEEGRYADYSKSEGTVTDETISFRRRWLMFISILAQKFLQLVSKPLSVLGSGTEMCLNLLSSNRNIFVLVLNSFRGNMDKRVKLDSSIKHDDANYHAALSMMASKASYENKTYIETTVNDHWKMEFLGFYDFWNDYQQKATTQAFLLRDKTDDRDTIVVAFRGTEPFDADAWCSDFDISWYELSAGVGKIHGGFMKALGLQKNVGWPKEIKKEDGQPAVAYYAIREMLKEILSQNDQARYIVTGHSLGGALAILFPAVLALHNEAWLLERLQGVYTFGQPRVGDEKFGEFMREKLKEHGIPYFRFVYGNDMVPRLPYDDKDLMFKHFGTCLYYNRQYEVKVVAEEPNKNYFSPLGAIPMMINAFCELIRSFTISRTKGPDYKEGSFLRIFRVIGLVLPGVPAHSTQDYVNATRLGSSNVFLPPRNIPQEV
- the LOC137748527 gene encoding triacylglycerol lipase OBL1-like isoform X1; translation: MACDKGFSSSYFLLKPEEVGFFDLVHILFSSNVEEGRYADYSKSEGTVTDETISFRRRWLMFISILAQKFLQLVSKPLSVLGSGTEMCLNLLSSNRNIFVLVLNSFRGKLVKPDKSSAIFLSFIGNMDKRVKLDSSIKHDDANYHAALSMMASKASYENKTYIETTVNDHWKMEFLGFYDFWNDYQQKATTQAFLLRDKTDDRDTIVVAFRGTEPFDADAWCSDFDISWYELSAGVGKIHGGFMKALGLQKNVGWPKEIKKEDGQPAVAYYAIREMLKEILSQNDQARYIVTGHSLGGALAILFPAVLALHNEAWLLERLQGVYTFGQPRVGDEKFGEFMREKLKEHGIPYFRFVYGNDMVPRLPYDDKDLMFKHFGTCLYYNRQYEVKVVAEEPNKNYFSPLGAIPMMINAFCELIRSFTISRTKGPDYKEGSFLRIFRVIGLVLPGVPAHSTQDYVNATRLGSSNVFLPPRNIPQEV